In the genome of Desulfovibrio desulfuricans, one region contains:
- the fixA gene encoding putative electron transfer flavoprotein FixA: MKIISCCKIVPEEQDISVNSDKTLKLDKAGLKISLYDLNALEASVELAAAQEGSTVTALTVGDKASTGNTKVRKDILSRGADCLAVVGDDALVGILPGETAKIMAGAAKKLGFDLILCGEGSADLYAQQTGLLLGELLGVPSINSVGKITINGSTARVERDLEDEVEIVDVPLPAVLSVTTDINVPKIPSMKAILAASKKPVEEIALADAGYSSDPASTMLSILAPDQTDRKREIIEGDSEEQIAAFAANIRKILN; this comes from the coding sequence ATGAAAATCATTTCCTGCTGCAAGATTGTTCCTGAAGAACAGGACATCTCCGTAAATAGCGATAAAACCCTCAAGCTGGACAAAGCCGGTTTGAAGATCAGCCTTTATGACCTGAACGCCCTTGAAGCCAGTGTGGAACTGGCGGCTGCCCAGGAGGGCAGCACCGTAACCGCCCTGACCGTCGGCGATAAGGCGAGCACGGGCAACACCAAGGTTCGCAAGGATATTTTGTCCCGTGGGGCCGACTGCCTTGCCGTGGTGGGCGACGATGCCCTTGTCGGGATACTGCCTGGTGAAACCGCCAAAATCATGGCCGGAGCAGCAAAAAAGCTGGGTTTTGACCTCATCCTGTGCGGCGAAGGCTCGGCTGACCTTTACGCGCAGCAGACAGGCCTGCTTTTGGGCGAGCTTTTGGGCGTGCCCAGCATCAACAGCGTGGGCAAAATCACGATCAACGGATCCACCGCACGGGTAGAGCGCGATCTGGAGGACGAAGTGGAAATCGTCGACGTGCCCCTGCCTGCGGTTCTCTCTGTCACCACCGACATCAATGTGCCCAAGATCCCGAGCATGAAAGCCATTCTGGCCGCCAGCAAAAAGCCGGTGGAAGAAATTGCGCTGGCTGACGCCGGTTACAGTTCTGACCCCGCCAGCACAATGCTCTCCATCCTTGCTCCTGATCAGACAGATCGCAAGAGGGAGATCATCGAGGGCGATTCGGAAGAACAGATCGCAGCTTTTGCGGCCAATATCCGCAAGATTTTGAACTAG
- a CDS encoding CaiB/BaiF CoA transferase family protein has translation MSERKLLEGVKIVELATFIAVPSATRMLADMGAEVIKIEGAKGDNLRWTAPTEGRPQDHSENTTFDLENANKLSLGLDMKSPGGRKILFQLLEKADIFVTNWRPQALERAKLSYADLKTVFPKLVYANATGYGEKGPDKDLPGFDYTAFFARGGMLGTLYQKGTVPMNVVPGLGDHQCGMMLAAGILAAYINAQRTGKGEKVSTNLLHTAIYTQGIMIQGAQYTDYGQVYPIDRRETISPFIVAYKTKDDRFIQICMPVYDAYYPTFMKCIGREDLAEDERYTKMEVVAKHKRSPELYDILWDAFQTKTVKEWAEIFTAHDIPFSIAQTWEEILEDKQAWSVDSFYKMQYPNGNNRTLVRIPIDFEEMGLPEYKQAPLVGGDNYKILGSLGYTKEQIDEMIANKEVCAWK, from the coding sequence TTATTGCCGTTCCTTCCGCTACGCGCATGCTCGCTGATATGGGCGCTGAGGTTATCAAGATTGAAGGCGCCAAGGGGGACAACCTGCGCTGGACTGCCCCCACCGAGGGACGCCCGCAGGACCATAGCGAAAACACAACCTTTGATCTTGAAAACGCCAACAAGCTGAGCCTGGGGCTGGACATGAAGAGCCCCGGCGGCAGAAAAATTCTTTTTCAGCTTCTGGAAAAGGCCGACATCTTTGTTACCAACTGGCGTCCTCAGGCGCTTGAACGCGCCAAGCTTTCATACGCCGACCTCAAAACTGTTTTTCCCAAGCTTGTTTACGCCAATGCCACCGGCTACGGCGAAAAAGGACCGGACAAAGACCTGCCCGGCTTTGACTACACTGCCTTTTTTGCCCGCGGCGGCATGCTGGGTACCCTGTACCAAAAGGGCACTGTGCCCATGAACGTGGTCCCCGGTCTGGGCGATCACCAGTGCGGCATGATGCTGGCTGCGGGCATTCTTGCCGCCTACATCAACGCCCAGCGCACCGGCAAGGGTGAAAAGGTCTCCACCAACCTGCTGCACACGGCCATCTACACCCAGGGCATCATGATTCAGGGCGCGCAGTACACCGACTACGGCCAGGTGTACCCCATCGACCGCCGCGAAACCATCAGCCCCTTCATCGTGGCCTACAAGACCAAGGATGACCGCTTCATCCAGATCTGCATGCCAGTCTACGACGCGTACTATCCCACCTTTATGAAGTGCATCGGCCGTGAAGATCTGGCCGAAGATGAGCGCTACACCAAGATGGAGGTCGTGGCCAAGCACAAGCGTTCGCCCGAGCTGTACGACATCCTGTGGGATGCCTTCCAGACCAAGACCGTCAAGGAATGGGCCGAGATATTCACCGCCCACGACATCCCCTTCTCCATTGCGCAGACCTGGGAAGAAATCCTCGAAGACAAGCAGGCCTGGTCTGTCGATTCCTTCTACAAGATGCAATACCCCAACGGCAACAACCGTACCCTCGTGCGTATCCCCATTGATTTTGAAGAAATGGGCCTGCCCGAATACAAGCAGGCGCCCCTTGTGGGCGGCGACAACTACAAGATTCTTGGCAGCCTTGGCTACACCAAGGAACAGATCGACGAAATGATCGCCAATAAGGAAGTTTGCGCCTGGAAGTAA
- a CDS encoding MFS transporter produces MQKRHLIALSGMLTLLLLGVVYAWSVFAGPMEKEFSWQRSQTSMAFSICMSMFCIGGLISGILQKKFSSRVALWGCALAMGTGFCLASRVTSLTALYLTYGLLVGLGVGLAYNAVLSTVLRWFPDRTGFISGLLMMAFGFGGMVLGASGSLLVKAIGWRLTFFAIGVVFPVVILLCSAVMAPPKAGQLCAENSAACGGQRREDITASLMLRRPSFWIFFAWSSLLSAAGLMLIAHSVPFMAGMAIGADEAALLAGVVSVCNGFGRVIVGGLYDKIGRARVMLLVGAGFCIAGGILLYALRMGDIKLAVAGFVLTGLSFGGVLPMNAVFIRSFYGESNYPVNFSMVNMVLIVASFLGPYVAGLLHGTSGSYAPMTIFIIMLGSLGTVLTIVLNKCREAREYGI; encoded by the coding sequence ATGCAAAAGCGCCATCTGATAGCACTTTCAGGAATGCTTACGCTTCTTCTCCTTGGCGTGGTGTACGCGTGGTCTGTTTTTGCCGGGCCAATGGAGAAAGAATTTAGCTGGCAGCGATCGCAAACATCAATGGCATTTTCCATATGCATGTCGATGTTCTGCATCGGCGGGCTGATCTCGGGCATTTTGCAGAAAAAATTTTCTTCGCGCGTTGCCCTGTGGGGATGCGCTCTGGCCATGGGCACGGGCTTTTGCCTTGCCTCGCGCGTCACGTCGCTGACCGCGCTGTACCTGACCTACGGCCTGTTAGTCGGCCTTGGCGTCGGTTTGGCCTATAATGCTGTTTTGAGCACTGTTTTGCGCTGGTTTCCTGACCGTACAGGCTTTATCTCGGGTCTTTTAATGATGGCCTTTGGCTTTGGCGGCATGGTGCTTGGGGCATCGGGCAGCCTGCTGGTCAAGGCCATCGGCTGGCGGCTGACATTTTTTGCCATCGGCGTGGTGTTTCCGGTTGTGATTCTGCTGTGCTCTGCGGTTATGGCCCCCCCCAAAGCCGGTCAGCTCTGCGCTGAAAATTCCGCAGCCTGCGGGGGGCAGAGACGGGAGGACATAACGGCGTCGCTCATGCTGCGTCGGCCAAGCTTCTGGATATTTTTTGCATGGTCGAGCCTGCTTTCCGCCGCCGGGCTCATGCTCATCGCCCATTCTGTGCCCTTTATGGCGGGCATGGCCATAGGCGCGGATGAGGCCGCCCTGCTGGCAGGCGTTGTTTCCGTCTGCAACGGGTTTGGGCGCGTGATAGTGGGCGGCCTGTACGACAAAATCGGGCGTGCGCGCGTCATGCTGCTTGTGGGTGCGGGCTTTTGCATTGCAGGGGGCATCCTGCTGTACGCCTTGCGAATGGGCGATATCAAGCTTGCCGTGGCTGGCTTTGTGCTGACCGGCCTGAGCTTTGGCGGCGTGCTGCCCATGAACGCCGTTTTTATCCGCTCCTTTTATGGCGAATCCAACTACCCGGTAAATTTCAGCATGGTCAATATGGTGCTCATTGTGGCGTCATTTTTGGGACCTTACGTGGCGGGGCTGCTGCATGGAACCAGTGGTTCATATGCGCCAATGACCATCTTTATCATTATGCTTGGTAGCCTTGGAACAGTCCTGACCATTGTTCTGAACAAGTGCAGGGAGGCCAGGGAATACGGAATCTAG
- a CDS encoding 2-hydroxyacyl-CoA dehydratase subunit D, with amino-acid sequence MSTLNDTLQKLCDVAANPAAQLNAMVAQGKKAIGCFPVYSPAELVIAAGMTPFAVWGAEMEISSAKKYFPSFYCGIAQTCLEMGLNGKLDKLSGAMIPVLCDTLKCLGQNWKVGVKNVPFIPVIHPQNRKLPAGVEFMRKQYVAIAEKLSAISGRKVDKASLQKAIDTCNAQRDALREFSDVAALYPHLISPAQRNAVIKSGGFMDRAEHTAAVRQIIEQCRQQPVKEWNGHKVVTTGILADSPALLQVLADNKFAVVADEVAQESRQYRTDVPADADPFNALARQISDMEGCSVLYDPDKKRGPMLVDMVKKHGAQGVVFLMTKFCDPEEFDFPMVKKALDAAGIPMVSVEVDQQMRSFEQARTALQTFADVISA; translated from the coding sequence ATGAGCACGCTCAACGATACCCTTCAGAAACTGTGTGATGTGGCGGCCAACCCGGCTGCGCAGCTGAACGCAATGGTGGCGCAGGGCAAAAAGGCCATTGGCTGCTTCCCCGTGTATTCGCCCGCCGAGCTGGTGATCGCCGCCGGCATGACGCCTTTTGCCGTCTGGGGCGCTGAAATGGAAATATCCAGCGCCAAGAAGTACTTTCCTTCCTTTTACTGCGGCATTGCCCAGACCTGCCTTGAGATGGGGCTGAACGGCAAGCTCGACAAGCTCTCCGGCGCCATGATCCCCGTGTTGTGCGACACGCTGAAGTGCCTGGGGCAAAACTGGAAGGTGGGCGTCAAAAACGTCCCGTTCATCCCCGTTATCCATCCTCAAAACCGCAAGCTGCCTGCTGGCGTCGAGTTTATGCGCAAGCAGTACGTGGCCATTGCCGAAAAACTGTCGGCCATTTCGGGCCGCAAGGTGGACAAGGCCTCGCTGCAAAAGGCCATCGACACCTGCAATGCCCAGCGCGACGCCCTGCGTGAATTTTCCGATGTGGCCGCGCTGTACCCCCACCTGATCTCGCCCGCGCAGCGCAATGCCGTCATCAAGAGCGGCGGTTTTATGGACAGGGCCGAGCATACGGCCGCTGTCCGGCAGATCATTGAACAGTGCCGCCAGCAGCCCGTGAAGGAATGGAACGGGCACAAGGTCGTCACCACGGGTATTCTGGCTGACAGCCCGGCCCTGCTGCAGGTGCTGGCCGACAACAAGTTTGCCGTGGTTGCGGACGAAGTGGCGCAGGAGTCGCGCCAGTACCGCACCGATGTCCCGGCGGACGCCGACCCCTTCAATGCCCTGGCCAGACAGATCTCCGACATGGAGGGCTGCTCTGTGCTGTACGACCCCGACAAAAAACGCGGCCCCATGCTTGTGGACATGGTCAAAAAGCACGGCGCGCAGGGCGTTGTCTTTTTGATGACCAAGTTTTGCGACCCCGAGGAATTCGACTTCCCCATGGTGAAAAAGGCCCTCGATGCAGCGGGTATCCCCATGGTGAGCGTTGAGGTTGACCAGCAGATGCGCAGCTTTGAACAGGCGCGCACTGCGTTGCAGACATTTGCAGACGTGATTTCGGCCTGA
- a CDS encoding FAD-binding protein: MSKMPIIFVFSDKRDRLPEIIAGARALGEDVCAFVVGTDEDSQYAASLGAGVVYTFAPQDGVMLEDYAPSFAAVVAACGKKAMVLVPPSKRGRALAARMGVQLGAAVANEVTRIEIADAVTVSRMVFGGLASGSEKITSPVCVLSLASGSYEPAAPDASLKAELKQGVFVPPAVMPKVVGLTSKQGSSVDLCKAKRVLCVGRGFAKKEDLALAENLASAIGAELGCSRPVAEGEGWMERERYVGVSGVMLKADVYFAVGVSGQIQHMVGANGSKVIIAVSKDKNAPIFNFVDYGIVGDLYKVLPGLTSLLK; encoded by the coding sequence ATGTCTAAAATGCCCATAATTTTTGTGTTCAGCGATAAAAGGGACCGCCTGCCTGAAATCATTGCCGGGGCCCGCGCCCTGGGCGAAGACGTGTGCGCTTTTGTGGTGGGAACCGACGAAGACTCCCAGTACGCCGCATCGCTTGGTGCCGGTGTCGTATATACATTCGCCCCGCAGGATGGCGTAATGCTTGAAGATTACGCACCGTCCTTTGCTGCCGTGGTTGCCGCATGCGGCAAAAAGGCCATGGTGCTTGTGCCCCCCAGCAAGCGAGGCCGCGCCCTGGCCGCCCGCATGGGCGTGCAGCTTGGCGCGGCTGTGGCCAATGAAGTGACCAGGATTGAAATTGCCGATGCCGTCACCGTCAGCCGCATGGTTTTTGGCGGGTTGGCCTCCGGCAGCGAAAAGATCACCTCGCCGGTCTGCGTTCTTAGCCTGGCCTCCGGCTCGTACGAACCTGCAGCCCCCGACGCTTCACTCAAGGCCGAACTGAAGCAGGGCGTTTTTGTGCCACCGGCCGTTATGCCCAAGGTCGTGGGGCTGACGTCAAAGCAGGGCAGCTCCGTTGACCTGTGCAAAGCCAAAAGAGTGCTGTGCGTGGGGCGCGGCTTTGCCAAAAAGGAAGATCTCGCCCTGGCGGAAAACCTCGCCAGCGCCATTGGCGCTGAGCTTGGCTGCTCCCGCCCCGTGGCTGAAGGCGAAGGCTGGATGGAGCGCGAGCGCTACGTTGGCGTCTCGGGCGTGATGCTGAAGGCGGACGTCTACTTTGCCGTGGGCGTTTCCGGCCAGATCCAGCACATGGTTGGGGCCAACGGCTCCAAGGTGATCATAGCGGTCAGCAAGGACAAAAACGCCCCCATATTCAATTTTGTGGACTACGGCATTGTGGGAGACCTGTACAAGGTTTTGCCCGGCCTGACCAGTTTGTTGAAATAA
- a CDS encoding acyl-CoA dehydratase activase yields the protein MNSILTMGVDIGSSASKCIILQNGEDIVSKSVVAVGAGTSGPGRAMDEALAACGKSAGDIAFVCATGYGRNSVKEANKEVSELSCHARGAVRLFARVRTLIDIGGQDVKAMQISEQGMLVNFVMNDKCAAGTGRFLDVMSRVLEVKLSEMASLGAKATKSVKISSTCTVFAESEVISHLASGVSIPDIIDGIHHSIASKTAGLVKRVGVTPLVAMTGGVAADAEVVRILSEELHTSIQVSPLSVLCGALGAALYAYDSCSKKS from the coding sequence ATGAATTCCATTTTGACAATGGGCGTAGACATCGGTTCTTCCGCCTCCAAATGCATCATCCTGCAGAACGGTGAAGACATCGTCTCCAAGTCGGTCGTTGCCGTAGGTGCGGGCACCAGCGGCCCTGGCAGGGCCATGGACGAAGCCCTGGCGGCCTGCGGCAAAAGCGCTGGCGACATAGCCTTTGTCTGCGCCACGGGCTACGGGCGCAATTCGGTCAAAGAGGCGAACAAAGAGGTGAGCGAGCTGAGCTGCCACGCAAGGGGGGCCGTGCGCCTGTTTGCTAGAGTACGTACGCTCATAGATATAGGCGGTCAGGACGTAAAAGCCATGCAGATTTCAGAACAAGGTATGCTTGTAAACTTTGTTATGAATGACAAATGCGCTGCTGGTACAGGAAGATTCCTCGATGTTATGTCCAGAGTGCTTGAGGTCAAGTTATCTGAAATGGCATCACTTGGCGCAAAGGCAACAAAGTCTGTCAAAATAAGCTCTACATGCACAGTGTTTGCAGAATCTGAAGTTATTTCGCATCTCGCAAGCGGAGTATCAATTCCTGACATTATTGATGGAATCCATCATTCGATCGCAAGCAAAACCGCAGGATTAGTGAAACGGGTCGGCGTCACGCCCCTGGTCGCCATGACTGGCGGCGTGGCCGCCGACGCTGAAGTTGTGCGCATCCTTTCGGAAGAGCTGCATACGTCAATCCAGGTATCGCCCCTCTCCGTGCTGTGCGGAGCTCTGGGCGCGGCCCTGTACGCGTACGACAGCTGTTCCAAAAAATCTTAG
- a CDS encoding 2-hydroxyacyl-CoA dehydratase subunit D — MSEQNVGEPVPAKIRLRDIAAKAYEEAWEAKKRGEMVGWCASNFPQEIPQTLGIKVVYPENQAAAIAAKGGGLRMCEHAEGLGYSNDICAYARTSLAFLDIGSCEEMDMPQPDFVLCCNNICNCMIKWYENIAKERNIPMILIDIPFKNDYETDDASVEYIKAQFDHAMQQLSEITGKPFSEKRFKEVMDVSQRTAKAWLRAAEFTKYVPSPLNGFDLFNHMAVAVCARGTVEAAEAFEQLADEYEAAVKTGASTYKGEQKYRVLFEGIACWPYLRATSAPLKEHGINVTATVYATAFGVLYNNTAEMMRAYSYVPNCVSLERAADMRINVGRENKIDGAIIHTNRSCKLWSGIMPEVERRIRDTLHIPTVTFDGDQADPRVFSEAQYQTRIEALCEVMAANKEAKA, encoded by the coding sequence ATGAGTGAACAGAATGTTGGCGAACCGGTGCCGGCAAAAATACGACTGCGCGACATTGCCGCAAAAGCTTATGAAGAGGCCTGGGAGGCCAAGAAGCGCGGCGAGATGGTGGGGTGGTGCGCCTCGAATTTTCCGCAGGAAATTCCGCAGACCCTGGGCATCAAGGTTGTCTATCCCGAAAACCAGGCGGCAGCCATTGCGGCCAAGGGCGGCGGCCTGCGCATGTGCGAGCACGCCGAAGGTCTGGGGTATTCCAACGATATCTGCGCCTATGCGCGCACCAGCCTGGCATTTCTTGACATCGGCAGCTGTGAAGAAATGGATATGCCCCAGCCTGACTTTGTTTTGTGCTGCAACAATATCTGCAACTGCATGATCAAGTGGTACGAAAACATCGCCAAAGAACGCAATATCCCCATGATCCTCATCGATATTCCGTTCAAGAATGATTACGAAACCGACGATGCTTCGGTGGAATACATCAAGGCGCAGTTTGACCATGCCATGCAGCAGCTTTCTGAAATTACCGGAAAGCCCTTTTCTGAAAAGCGCTTCAAGGAAGTAATGGATGTTTCGCAGCGCACGGCCAAGGCCTGGCTGCGCGCTGCCGAGTTCACCAAGTACGTGCCTTCGCCCCTCAACGGTTTTGACCTGTTCAACCACATGGCCGTTGCCGTGTGCGCCCGGGGCACAGTTGAGGCTGCCGAGGCTTTTGAGCAGCTTGCCGACGAATACGAGGCCGCCGTCAAAACCGGCGCCTCCACCTACAAGGGCGAACAGAAGTATCGCGTGCTGTTTGAAGGCATCGCCTGTTGGCCCTACCTGCGCGCCACCTCGGCTCCCCTCAAGGAGCACGGCATTAACGTTACTGCAACAGTCTACGCTACAGCCTTTGGCGTTCTTTACAACAACACCGCCGAAATGATGCGCGCTTACTCGTACGTGCCCAACTGCGTGTCTCTGGAGCGTGCCGCCGACATGCGCATCAACGTGGGTCGCGAAAACAAGATCGACGGCGCCATCATCCATACCAACAGAAGCTGCAAGCTCTGGAGCGGCATCATGCCCGAAGTGGAGCGGCGCATCCGCGACACGTTGCACATCCCCACCGTTACCTTTGATGGCGACCAGGCTGACCCCCGCGTCTTCTCAGAAGCTCAGTACCAGACCCGCATTGAAGCTTTGTGCGAAGTGATGGCTGCCAATAAGGAGGCGAAAGCATAA
- a CDS encoding acyl-CoA dehydrogenase family protein — protein sequence MDFSLTEEQSLIKGMVKEFVEQHVAPIAAEIDRDHRFPSESIKPMADLGLFGFCLPEKYGASNADAISYVLATEEIAKVSAAHAMIIGSQCSLTIPILLKYANDEIKDRLIPGMISGDKLGCFCLSEPGAGCDAASQQTTAVRKGDTYVINGSKLWITAAPAGSVFIVLAMTDKSQGVKGITAFLVEKGTPGITIGQPEEKMGMNGSETCAVDFCDCVIPASNLLGKEGQGFRIAMETLDSGRMSCAAISLGLAQSALDATVKYTKERIQFGKPIAANQGVQWMIADMATRVDCARMLVYRAAALKDAGEKFSKESAMAKLYCAETAMFVTHHAVQLHGGMGYTKSYPVERLFREAKLTEIFEGTSEIQRIVIAKHVLG from the coding sequence ATGGATTTTTCGCTTACCGAAGAACAATCCCTGATCAAGGGCATGGTCAAGGAATTTGTGGAACAGCATGTGGCCCCCATTGCCGCCGAGATCGACAGAGACCACCGGTTTCCGTCCGAGAGCATCAAACCCATGGCTGATCTGGGACTGTTTGGCTTCTGCCTGCCCGAAAAATACGGCGCCAGCAACGCGGATGCCATCAGCTATGTGCTGGCCACAGAGGAAATTGCCAAAGTCAGCGCCGCCCATGCCATGATCATCGGCTCGCAGTGCTCGCTTACCATCCCGATTCTGCTCAAGTACGCCAACGATGAAATCAAGGATCGCCTGATCCCCGGCATGATCAGCGGCGACAAGCTCGGCTGCTTTTGCCTTTCGGAGCCTGGGGCCGGCTGCGATGCCGCCAGCCAGCAGACCACTGCCGTGCGCAAGGGCGACACCTATGTGATCAACGGCTCCAAGTTGTGGATCACAGCCGCGCCCGCCGGGTCAGTGTTTATTGTGCTGGCCATGACCGACAAGAGCCAGGGCGTCAAGGGCATCACCGCCTTTTTGGTTGAAAAGGGCACCCCCGGCATCACCATCGGTCAGCCCGAAGAAAAGATGGGCATGAACGGGTCTGAAACCTGCGCCGTCGATTTTTGCGACTGCGTCATACCTGCCTCCAATCTGCTGGGCAAGGAAGGCCAGGGCTTCAGGATCGCCATGGAAACACTGGACAGCGGCCGCATGAGCTGCGCCGCCATCTCTCTTGGTCTGGCCCAGAGCGCTCTGGACGCCACCGTTAAATACACCAAGGAACGCATCCAGTTTGGCAAGCCCATTGCCGCCAATCAGGGCGTGCAGTGGATGATAGCCGACATGGCCACCCGTGTGGACTGCGCCCGCATGCTGGTGTACCGCGCCGCGGCCCTCAAGGATGCAGGCGAAAAGTTCAGCAAGGAATCGGCCATGGCCAAACTGTACTGCGCCGAAACCGCCATGTTTGTGACCCACCATGCCGTCCAGCTGCACGGCGGTATGGGCTACACCAAATCTTACCCTGTGGAACGGCTGTTCCGCGAAGCCAAGCTCACCGAAATCTTTGAAGGTACGAGCGAGATTCAGCGGATCGTCATTGCCAAGCACGTGCTCGGGTAG
- a CDS encoding YkvI family membrane protein: protein MTKKFIPAWLLCSTFWFAMHSGGGFASGQQEVRYFLTSGWTCVFLPFLAMSIQGCCVFMMWEFARVSKSYDLRSWVDRFYYPYDKIFANLQDAVFIIFLCMPPAAAIAGGSSILEHSFGTPYFIGTMIMTSIVFLCSVFGAELVRRLAGIKTVALLFFLGAVVAVGINTKWDVILANIHNQIAPADFSWTHALWMTLIYCSFQTFIAPFVSVAEPLQTRAHCAKAALTGVLINGTCLSLVCFMLLGYYPEVLSEKIPIPVLYIVEHLDQNLLRTFYTIAMFFAFISTAFAFVFSSVRRFENSKVWKLLPEEKIPSLRSRNCIIALITLLYAFAVSQLGLVTIVAKGFAYMGLFGLILTVIPLLLFGPMKIRGYAKRNGAHERP, encoded by the coding sequence ATGACCAAAAAATTCATTCCTGCTTGGTTGTTGTGTTCAACCTTCTGGTTTGCCATGCACTCCGGCGGCGGTTTTGCCTCCGGGCAGCAAGAAGTGCGGTATTTTCTCACCAGCGGCTGGACTTGCGTGTTCCTTCCTTTCCTCGCCATGAGCATTCAGGGCTGCTGCGTCTTTATGATGTGGGAGTTTGCGCGCGTCAGCAAGTCGTACGACCTGCGGTCGTGGGTTGACCGCTTTTATTATCCTTACGACAAGATTTTCGCCAACCTCCAAGATGCTGTTTTCATCATCTTTTTGTGCATGCCTCCGGCAGCGGCCATCGCCGGTGGTTCGTCCATTCTGGAGCACTCGTTTGGCACTCCGTATTTCATCGGCACCATGATCATGACCTCCATCGTGTTCTTGTGCTCGGTGTTTGGCGCTGAGCTGGTGCGCCGTCTGGCAGGCATCAAGACCGTCGCCTTGCTGTTCTTTTTGGGCGCGGTGGTGGCTGTGGGCATCAATACCAAGTGGGACGTGATCCTTGCCAACATCCACAACCAGATCGCCCCGGCCGATTTCAGCTGGACCCACGCTCTGTGGATGACCCTGATTTATTGCTCGTTCCAAACCTTTATCGCGCCTTTTGTCTCGGTGGCCGAACCCCTGCAAACCCGCGCGCATTGCGCCAAGGCCGCCTTAACCGGCGTGCTGATCAACGGCACGTGCCTGTCCCTGGTGTGCTTTATGCTGCTTGGCTACTACCCCGAAGTGCTCAGCGAAAAGATCCCGATTCCGGTGCTCTACATCGTTGAACATCTTGATCAAAACCTGCTGCGTACATTCTACACCATCGCCATGTTCTTCGCCTTTATTTCTACGGCGTTCGCCTTTGTGTTCTCTTCGGTGCGCCGCTTTGAGAATTCCAAGGTCTGGAAGCTGCTGCCCGAGGAAAAAATACCCTCACTGCGTTCGAGAAACTGCATAATTGCTCTTATTACACTGCTTTATGCATTTGCCGTGTCCCAGCTTGGCCTGGTGACCATTGTGGCCAAGGGCTTTGCGTACATGGGGCTGTTTGGCCTGATTCTTACCGTCATACCGCTGCTGCTTTTCGGCCCCATGAAAATACGCGGCTACGCAAAGCGCAACGGCGCGCACGAAAGACCCTAG